A section of the Vidua macroura isolate BioBank_ID:100142 chromosome 23, ASM2450914v1, whole genome shotgun sequence genome encodes:
- the UBIAD1 gene encoding ubiA prenyltransferase domain-containing protein 1 has translation MGPADLVQKISISAESPRGSESSGTAVAGVDGAAPGSWRHKCAAYVLALRPWSFSASLTPVALGSALAYRAEGALDPGLLLGSAVTVLAVHGAGNLVNTYYDFSKGIDHKKSDDRTLVDQILEPQDVVRFGVFLYTVGCICAAGLYAISTLKLEHLALIYFGGLSSSFLYTGGIGFKYVALGDVVILITFGPLAVMFAHAVQVGYLSLSPLLYAVPLALSTEAILHSNNTRDMESDRQAGIVTLAILIGPTFSYILYAVLLFLPYLIFCVLATRYTISMALPLLTIPMAFSLERQFRSQNFCKIPQRTAKLNLLLGLFYVFGITLAPAGALPKL, from the exons ATGGGGCCGGCAGACCTGGTGCAGAAGATCAGTATCAGCGCCGAGAGCCCCCGCGGGAGCGAGAGCAGCGGCACGGCGGTGGCGGGCGTTGACGGGGCCGCCCCCGGCAGCTGGAGACACAAGTGCGCGGCCTACGTGCTGGCGCTCCGGCCCTGGAGCTTCAGTGCCTCGCTGACCCCTGTGGCGCTGGGCAGCGCGCTGGCGTACCGGGCCGAGGGAGCGCTCGacccggggctgctgctgggaagcgCCGTGACCGTCCTGGCTGTGCACGGGGCCGGCAACTTGGTGAATACCTATTATGACTTTTCCAAAGGCATCGATCACAAGAAGAGTGATGACAGGACATTGGTGGACCAGATTTTGGAGCCGCAGGATGTAGTCCGGTTTGGAGTCTTTCTCTACACCGTGGGCTGTATCTGCGCTGCCGGGCTCTACGCTATCTCGACGCTCAAGCTGGAGCACCTGGCTCTGATTTACTTTGGAGGactttccagctccttcctttaTACCGGAG GAATTGGATTTAAATACGTTGCGCTTGGCGACGTGGTGATCCTGATCACCTTTGGGCCCCTGGCTGTCATGTTTGCCCATGCAGTGCAGGTTGGTTACCTGTCTCTGTCACCCCTGCTCTACGCTGTCCCTCTGGCCCTCAGTACTGAGGCCATCCTGCACAGCAACAACACACGGGACATGGAGTCGGACCGGCAGGCGGGAATTGTCACCTTGGCCATCCTCATTGGCCCCACCTTCTCCTATATTCTCTACGCTGTGCTGCTCTTCTTGCCCTACCTGATTTTCTGTGTGCTGGCCACACGCTATACCATCAGCATGGCACTGCCACTGCTCACCATCCCGATGGCATTTTCACTGGAAAGACAGTTCCGGAGTCAGAACTTCTGCAAAATTCCTCAGCGGACAGCCAAACTCAATCTGCTGCTGGGGCTTTTCTATGTTTTTGGCATTACATTGGCACCAGCTGGTGCTCTGCCCAAACTGTGA